Proteins encoded in a region of the Spiribacter sp. 1M189 genome:
- a CDS encoding permease — protein MTVFFVILGVLSGALLWYRQGPEAFTQALLSGGELIVLVVPLVVIAIVMAAYAQALLPRRVVEHWLGRRAGWRGLLIATGAGAITPGGPFMAFPLVVGLRAMGASLPVCITYLTAWSLLGIQRVLMWELPFFGLDFVLLRLLVSLPLPLLAGVTSQWLGEPQHR, from the coding sequence ATGACAGTTTTCTTCGTCATCCTCGGCGTCCTCTCGGGCGCCCTGCTCTGGTATCGCCAGGGCCCGGAGGCGTTTACGCAGGCGCTGCTCTCCGGCGGTGAGCTGATTGTGCTGGTCGTGCCGCTGGTCGTTATCGCGATCGTGATGGCCGCCTATGCCCAGGCGCTCCTGCCGCGGCGGGTGGTGGAACACTGGCTGGGCCGGCGTGCCGGCTGGCGCGGCCTGTTGATCGCCACCGGCGCCGGCGCCATCACCCCCGGGGGGCCGTTCATGGCCTTCCCTCTGGTGGTCGGGCTGCGCGCCATGGGCGCCTCGCTACCGGTCTGCATCACCTATCTCACCGCCTGGTCGCTGCTTGGCATTCAGCGGGTGTTGATGTGGGAGCTGCCATTCTTCGGCCTCGACTTCGTCTTACTGAGGCTGCTGGTCTCCCTCCCGCTGCCGCTGCTCGCCGGTGTAACCAGTCAGTGGCTCGGCGAGCCGCAGCACCGCTGA
- a CDS encoding ABC transporter substrate-binding protein, whose amino-acid sequence MSKRSLYALALTGAMLPMAANAECGEVSVGEMNWTSGGIITGITAFLLEQGYGCDVTVVPSATTTAITSLAENNEPDIVPELWVNSAPVYFELAEEGKVIRASDTFSDGGTEHWLVPDYVVEENPELGTIEGILNNPEAVGGMFHSCPDGWGCRIVSDSLAEAFDLEGNGIEVFHHGSGETLAGAMASAYENGEPYFGYYWGPTAPLGKYDMVSVDLGPYNEEIHACNQDTDCTEVGVSGFPSADVYNVVTADLAEREPEAFELMENVTFSNDQMNSLLAWHSDNQASIDEAVVYFLQNNQDQWMSWLSDDAKANLEGMF is encoded by the coding sequence ATGAGTAAGCGTTCCCTCTATGCACTGGCCCTGACGGGCGCAATGCTGCCAATGGCCGCCAACGCCGAGTGTGGCGAGGTGTCGGTCGGCGAAATGAACTGGACCTCCGGTGGCATCATTACCGGTATCACGGCCTTCCTGCTGGAGCAGGGCTACGGCTGTGATGTCACGGTCGTACCGTCCGCCACCACCACGGCGATCACCTCGCTGGCCGAGAATAACGAGCCCGACATCGTGCCGGAGCTCTGGGTCAACTCGGCACCGGTCTACTTCGAGCTGGCCGAGGAAGGCAAGGTCATCCGTGCCTCCGATACGTTCAGCGACGGCGGCACCGAGCACTGGCTGGTGCCGGACTACGTTGTCGAGGAAAATCCCGAGCTGGGGACCATCGAGGGCATTCTGAACAATCCGGAGGCCGTTGGTGGGATGTTCCACAGCTGCCCGGATGGTTGGGGCTGCCGCATCGTGAGCGACTCGCTGGCCGAGGCGTTTGATCTCGAGGGCAACGGCATCGAGGTCTTCCACCACGGCTCCGGCGAGACCCTGGCGGGTGCCATGGCATCGGCCTATGAAAACGGCGAGCCCTACTTCGGCTACTACTGGGGCCCCACGGCACCCCTCGGCAAGTACGACATGGTCAGCGTTGACCTGGGCCCGTACAACGAGGAAATCCACGCCTGTAACCAGGACACGGATTGCACTGAAGTGGGTGTGTCGGGCTTCCCGTCGGCTGACGTGTACAACGTCGTTACCGCGGATCTGGCCGAGCGTGAGCCGGAAGCCTTCGAGCTGATGGAGAACGTCACCTTCAGCAACGATCAGATGAACAGCCTCCTTGCCTGGCATTCCGACAATCAGGCCAGCATCGACGAGGCCGTCGTCTACTTTCTGCAGAACAACCAGGATCAGTGGATGAGCTGGCTGAGCGACGACGCCAAGGCCAATCTGGAAGGCATGTTCTAA
- the ppsA gene encoding phosphoenolpyruvate synthase: protein MSEYVVWFESLGMNDVEHVGGKNASLGEMISNLADAGVQVPGGFATTAQAYWDFLDESGLRPKIEAELAGLDVEDVRALARAGARIRQMIVDTPFPGRLHDEITGAWEQLLARTGKTDLAVAVRSSATAEDLPDASFAGQQETFLNVRGLDNVLRTIRDVFASLFNDRAISYRVHHGFEHDQVALSAGIQEMVRSDTGASGVMFTMDTESGFRDVVFVTASYGLGETVVQGSVNPDEFYVHKSTLEAGRPAVLRRILGEKAIKMVYDTDPQSDETVSVVETPDEDRMRFCLTDTEVESLGRQAMTIEAHYGRPMDIEWGKDGETGRLFILQARPETVKSRDGGQSLKRYQLHERGQVLIEGRAIGQRIGAGRARVVDSIDDMHTVEAGDVLVTDMTDPDWEPIMKRASAIVTNRGGRTCHAAIIARELGIPAVVGTGAGTERVRDGMEVTVSCAEGDTGYIYRGIQDYEVREIALGNMPELPFKIMMNVGNPDRAFDFAQLPNAGIGLARLEFIINRMIGIHPRALLEYDRQPEDLKAVIDNQISGYDDPVSFYVDKLAEGISTLAASFADKPVIVRMSDFKSNEYANLIGGAAYEPEEENPMIGFRGASRYISKDFRPCFELECQALRRVRDEMGLTNVWIMIPFVRTPDEGRQVVELLAQNGLEKGKDGLKVIMMCELPSNAVLADEFLEIFDGYSIGSNDLTQLTLGLDRDSGLVAHLFEERDPAVKALLHMAIQAARRANKYVGICGQGPSDHPDLARWLMEEGIDSVSLNPDSVVETWLYLGEDAQEA, encoded by the coding sequence GTGAGCGAGTACGTAGTGTGGTTCGAGTCCCTCGGCATGAACGACGTCGAGCATGTCGGGGGCAAGAACGCCTCACTCGGTGAGATGATCAGTAACCTGGCGGATGCCGGTGTCCAGGTGCCGGGCGGGTTCGCAACCACGGCGCAGGCTTATTGGGATTTCCTCGATGAGAGCGGCCTGCGCCCGAAAATCGAAGCCGAACTCGCTGGCCTCGACGTCGAGGATGTCCGTGCGCTTGCCAGGGCCGGTGCACGAATCCGCCAGATGATCGTCGACACGCCCTTCCCCGGTCGGCTGCATGACGAGATCACCGGGGCCTGGGAGCAGCTGCTCGCCCGCACCGGCAAGACCGATCTCGCCGTCGCGGTGCGCTCCTCCGCCACCGCCGAGGACCTGCCGGATGCCTCCTTCGCGGGCCAGCAGGAGACCTTCCTCAACGTCCGCGGCCTGGACAACGTCCTGCGGACCATCCGCGACGTGTTCGCTTCACTGTTCAACGACCGGGCGATCTCCTACCGCGTCCATCATGGGTTTGAACATGATCAGGTCGCCCTGTCGGCGGGCATCCAGGAGATGGTGCGATCGGACACCGGCGCCTCTGGCGTGATGTTCACCATGGACACCGAATCCGGATTCCGGGACGTGGTGTTCGTCACCGCCTCCTACGGCCTCGGCGAGACCGTGGTACAGGGCTCGGTCAACCCGGATGAGTTCTACGTCCACAAATCCACGCTCGAGGCGGGCAGGCCCGCCGTGCTGCGCCGCATACTCGGCGAGAAGGCCATCAAGATGGTCTACGACACCGATCCGCAGAGCGACGAGACGGTCTCGGTGGTGGAAACGCCCGACGAAGACCGCATGCGCTTCTGCCTGACCGATACCGAGGTGGAGTCGCTTGGCCGTCAGGCCATGACCATCGAGGCCCACTACGGCCGGCCGATGGACATTGAGTGGGGCAAGGATGGCGAGACCGGGCGTCTTTTCATCCTTCAGGCACGCCCCGAGACCGTGAAGAGCCGCGACGGCGGACAGAGCCTCAAGCGCTATCAGCTGCACGAACGCGGTCAGGTTCTCATCGAAGGTCGCGCCATCGGCCAGCGCATCGGCGCGGGCCGGGCCCGCGTGGTCGACTCCATTGATGACATGCACACGGTAGAGGCCGGCGACGTGCTGGTCACGGACATGACGGACCCCGACTGGGAGCCGATCATGAAACGCGCCTCCGCCATCGTCACCAACCGGGGCGGCCGGACCTGTCATGCCGCGATCATCGCCCGCGAGCTGGGCATCCCGGCCGTGGTGGGGACCGGCGCCGGCACCGAACGCGTCCGTGACGGCATGGAGGTCACCGTCTCCTGCGCCGAGGGGGATACCGGCTACATCTATCGCGGTATCCAGGACTATGAGGTCCGCGAGATCGCCCTGGGCAACATGCCTGAGCTGCCATTCAAGATCATGATGAATGTCGGCAACCCGGACCGGGCCTTCGACTTCGCTCAGTTGCCCAACGCCGGCATCGGCCTGGCGCGGCTGGAGTTCATCATCAACCGAATGATCGGCATCCACCCACGCGCCCTGCTCGAATACGACCGCCAGCCGGAGGATCTCAAGGCGGTGATCGACAACCAGATCAGCGGTTATGACGATCCGGTGAGCTTCTACGTCGACAAGCTCGCTGAAGGCATCAGCACGCTGGCTGCGAGCTTTGCCGATAAGCCGGTGATCGTGCGCATGTCCGACTTCAAGTCCAACGAGTACGCCAACCTGATCGGCGGTGCCGCGTACGAGCCCGAGGAAGAGAATCCGATGATCGGCTTCCGCGGCGCATCGCGCTACATCTCCAAGGACTTCCGGCCCTGCTTCGAGCTTGAGTGCCAGGCATTGCGCCGCGTGCGCGACGAAATGGGCCTGACCAACGTCTGGATCATGATCCCGTTCGTGCGCACGCCGGACGAGGGCCGGCAAGTGGTGGAGCTGCTGGCGCAGAACGGTCTTGAGAAGGGTAAGGACGGCCTCAAGGTCATCATGATGTGCGAGCTGCCTTCCAACGCCGTCCTCGCAGACGAATTCCTGGAGATCTTCGATGGCTACTCCATTGGATCCAACGATCTCACCCAGCTGACGCTGGGACTGGATCGCGACTCCGGCCTGGTGGCGCATCTGTTCGAAGAGCGTGATCCCGCAGTGAAGGCGCTGTTGCACATGGCCATCCAGGCGGCACGCCGCGCGAATAAGTATGTCGGCATCTGTGGCCAGGGCCCCTCGGATCATCCGGACCTGGCGCGCTGGCTGATGGAGGAAGGCATCGACAGCGTCTCGCTCAACCCGGACAGCGTGGTTGAGACCTGGCTGTACCTGGGCGAGGACGCGCAGGAGGCCTGA
- the glcE gene encoding glycolate oxidase subunit GlcE, with the protein MIDADQTAAFVEQVAAAIADDQPLTIEGSASKAFYGNPTQGRVVSTLDHRGIVNYEPTELVLTARAGTPIDEIEAALADKGQRLAFEPPHFNGGGSVGGMVAAGLSGPARPYAGAVRDMVLGIRLINGRAETMRFGGEVMKNVAGYDVARLNTGALGTLGIITEVSLKVLPAMPATATLRLAAAAGDCHRLSEQWLRAGRPLTGMLHDGDQLHVRFEGTASAVEDAQAALGGEVMEASDAAAFWQSIRDHRHAFFTADERPLWRLALPPGVDPADFGGSVLVDWSGQQLWLRGREDADALRAQAAAVGGSATLFRGELPGVAAFAPLDAVKERLHRHIKQAFDPHGVLNPGRLYPQAEVS; encoded by the coding sequence ATGATCGATGCCGATCAGACCGCAGCCTTCGTCGAGCAGGTTGCAGCCGCCATCGCCGACGACCAGCCACTCACGATTGAGGGCAGCGCCAGCAAGGCGTTTTACGGAAATCCGACACAAGGCCGCGTCGTCAGCACCCTCGATCATCGAGGTATCGTCAACTACGAGCCGACCGAGCTTGTCCTGACCGCCCGTGCCGGTACGCCGATCGACGAAATCGAGGCGGCGCTTGCCGACAAGGGCCAACGACTGGCCTTCGAGCCACCGCATTTCAATGGCGGGGGCAGCGTTGGCGGGATGGTCGCGGCCGGGCTATCGGGCCCGGCCCGGCCATACGCGGGTGCCGTGCGGGATATGGTGCTGGGGATACGGCTCATCAATGGCCGCGCCGAGACCATGCGCTTTGGCGGCGAGGTCATGAAAAATGTAGCGGGCTACGACGTCGCGCGCCTCAACACCGGCGCGCTCGGTACCCTGGGCATCATCACCGAGGTATCGCTCAAGGTGCTCCCGGCCATGCCCGCCACCGCCACGTTGCGCCTTGCGGCTGCCGCGGGTGACTGCCATCGGCTCAGTGAGCAGTGGCTGCGCGCCGGCCGGCCGCTCACCGGCATGCTCCACGACGGCGATCAGCTCCATGTCCGTTTCGAGGGCACGGCCTCGGCCGTAGAGGACGCTCAGGCGGCACTTGGCGGTGAGGTGATGGAGGCGTCCGACGCCGCTGCCTTCTGGCAGTCGATCCGCGATCATCGTCACGCCTTTTTCACGGCAGACGAGCGCCCCCTCTGGCGGCTTGCGCTACCGCCGGGGGTTGATCCAGCGGACTTCGGAGGGTCCGTGCTGGTGGACTGGTCGGGTCAGCAACTCTGGCTGCGCGGCCGGGAGGATGCCGACGCACTGCGTGCGCAGGCCGCCGCGGTGGGTGGCAGCGCGACGCTTTTCCGCGGCGAGCTGCCGGGGGTCGCTGCCTTTGCGCCACTGGATGCGGTCAAGGAGCGGCTGCACCGGCATATCAAGCAGGCCTTTGACCCGCATGGCGTTCTCAATCCCGGACGACTCTACCCGCAAGCGGAGGTGAGCTGA
- the glcF gene encoding glycolate oxidase subunit GlcF, producing MQTHLADFIKDTAAGQEADEILRKCTHCGFCLANCPTYRLLGDELDSPRGRIYQIKQVLEGETPTQSLQLHLDRCLTCRACETTCPSGVEYGRLADLGREIVEAQVPRPPVQGWLRLALRSVLPRPRLFASLLAMGRVVRPLVPEALRKKIRPRRSAPAWPSTQSRERFVLMLEGCVQPALEPPINPQTAGILEDLGIGVRRTREVSCCGAIDQHLGAPDAALERIRANIDTWWPHIEAGAEAIVVNASGCGAQVKDYGHLLADDPDYADKAARVTKLAIDPIELLEAHADRLAPADDAPRRVAFQTPCTLQHAQRLNGRVDALMARIGFEMTPVPDGHICCGSAGTYSVLQPELAGQLRSQKLDNLATGDPEVIATANIGCLTHLDEAADVPVRHWLELIKVA from the coding sequence ATGCAGACCCATCTTGCCGATTTCATCAAGGATACGGCGGCCGGCCAGGAAGCCGACGAAATCCTGCGCAAGTGCACGCACTGCGGCTTCTGTCTTGCCAACTGCCCGACCTATCGGCTGCTTGGCGACGAACTGGACAGCCCGCGGGGTCGGATCTATCAGATCAAGCAGGTCCTCGAGGGTGAGACGCCGACGCAAAGCCTGCAGCTCCACCTCGATCGCTGTCTCACCTGTCGGGCCTGCGAGACGACCTGCCCGTCGGGCGTCGAATACGGCCGGCTGGCCGATCTGGGCCGGGAAATCGTCGAGGCGCAGGTGCCGCGACCGCCTGTCCAGGGCTGGCTGCGGCTGGCCCTGCGCAGCGTCCTGCCGCGGCCGCGGCTGTTCGCCAGTCTCCTCGCCATGGGTCGGGTCGTCCGGCCGCTGGTACCCGAGGCGTTGCGCAAGAAAATCCGGCCCCGCCGTTCGGCCCCCGCCTGGCCGTCCACCCAGTCGCGGGAGCGCTTCGTGCTGATGCTTGAAGGTTGTGTCCAGCCTGCCCTGGAGCCGCCGATCAACCCCCAGACGGCGGGCATTCTCGAGGACCTCGGCATCGGTGTCCGGCGCACGCGCGAGGTGAGCTGTTGTGGCGCCATTGACCAGCATCTGGGCGCCCCGGATGCCGCCCTTGAGCGCATCCGGGCCAATATCGATACATGGTGGCCGCATATTGAGGCCGGTGCCGAGGCCATCGTGGTGAATGCAAGCGGTTGTGGCGCACAGGTCAAGGATTACGGTCATCTGCTCGCGGACGATCCGGACTATGCGGACAAGGCGGCGCGGGTGACCAAGCTTGCCATTGACCCCATTGAGCTGCTGGAGGCGCATGCCGATCGCCTGGCCCCGGCGGACGATGCACCGCGGCGGGTTGCCTTCCAGACGCCCTGCACGCTGCAGCACGCCCAGAGGCTCAACGGCCGGGTCGACGCCCTGATGGCGCGGATCGGCTTTGAGATGACGCCGGTGCCCGATGGCCATATCTGCTGCGGGTCGGCAGGTACCTACTCGGTCCTCCAGCCCGAGCTCGCCGGGCAGTTGCGCAGCCAGAAGCTCGACAACCTGGCCACCGGCGACCCCGAGGTCATCGCCACGGCCAACATCGGCTGCCTGACCCATCTCGATGAGGCAGCCGACGTCCCGGTCCGGCACTGGCTGGAGTTGATCAAGGTCGCCTGA
- the orn gene encoding oligoribonuclease: MSYSASNLIWIDLEMTGLDVDHDQVIEIATIVTDAQLNILAEGPVLAIHQPESVLAAMDDWNQTQHGGSGLMQRVRDSEIDEAEAERRTIAFLEQWVPAGVSPMCGNSICQDRRFLHRAMPQLLRYFHYRHIDVSTLKELAQRWLPGVAEAMTKQSSHLALDDIRDSINELRHYRAHFLVEAARAR, encoded by the coding sequence ATGTCCTACTCGGCCAGCAACCTGATCTGGATCGATCTCGAGATGACCGGTCTGGATGTTGACCACGACCAGGTTATCGAGATCGCCACCATCGTCACCGATGCCCAACTGAATATCCTTGCCGAAGGGCCGGTGCTCGCCATTCATCAGCCCGAGTCCGTGCTGGCCGCCATGGACGACTGGAACCAGACCCAGCACGGCGGCTCCGGGCTGATGCAGCGGGTTCGGGACAGCGAAATCGACGAGGCCGAGGCAGAGCGGCGCACCATCGCTTTCCTCGAGCAGTGGGTGCCCGCCGGTGTCTCGCCGATGTGTGGTAACAGCATCTGCCAGGACCGGCGTTTCCTGCACCGGGCGATGCCGCAGTTGCTGCGCTATTTCCACTACCGGCATATCGATGTCAGCACGCTCAAGGAGCTCGCCCAGCGCTGGCTGCCCGGCGTCGCGGAAGCCATGACCAAGCAGTCCTCTCACCTTGCACTGGACGATATCCGCGACTCCATTAACGAGCTCCGCCACTATCGCGCCCATTTTCTGGTGGAAGCGGCTCGGGCCCGGTGA
- a CDS encoding sulfurtransferase: protein MSDTEPAIVISTDELARRLQGDRPPHVVFVGDADVYASGHIPTAGRVDFADLNHAEPPASGLLPPMAVLGEVLGNAGIRPDQTVIAYDDSGGGRASRLVWTLHALGHWRAGILDGGLAAWREDGHPLTSGEPAPGAETAPYPAELRSPEVVAGEEYIREHLDEPGVCILDARSPAEYRGEDLRAARGGHIPGAVNVDWGDNRDPRRSGRLRPLDELDALYRSRGLRRDQEIVAHCQTHHRSSLSYVVLRHLGFEHVRGYAGSWSEWGNRPDTPVITGPEPLPPENGRDSGGAR from the coding sequence ATGAGCGATACCGAACCGGCCATTGTGATCAGCACCGATGAGCTGGCCCGACGCCTGCAAGGCGACAGGCCGCCCCATGTGGTGTTCGTCGGCGATGCAGACGTCTATGCAAGCGGCCATATCCCGACAGCGGGTCGAGTCGATTTCGCCGATCTTAACCACGCCGAACCACCCGCGAGCGGTCTGCTGCCCCCCATGGCGGTGCTGGGGGAGGTGCTCGGCAACGCCGGCATTCGCCCCGACCAGACCGTCATCGCCTACGATGACAGTGGTGGGGGTCGGGCCTCACGGCTGGTCTGGACGCTCCACGCGCTGGGTCACTGGCGCGCCGGCATACTGGACGGCGGACTTGCGGCCTGGCGCGAGGACGGCCACCCACTGACCAGCGGCGAGCCTGCCCCCGGTGCCGAGACGGCACCCTACCCGGCCGAGCTGCGTTCCCCGGAAGTGGTCGCCGGCGAGGAGTACATTCGCGAACATCTGGATGAACCTGGCGTCTGCATACTCGATGCCCGCAGCCCGGCGGAATACCGCGGCGAAGACTTACGCGCGGCCCGTGGCGGACACATCCCGGGGGCGGTTAACGTCGATTGGGGAGACAATCGGGATCCCCGACGGAGTGGCCGGCTGCGCCCGCTCGACGAGCTCGACGCGCTTTATCGATCGCGCGGCCTGCGCCGCGATCAGGAGATCGTCGCCCACTGCCAGACCCACCACCGCTCATCGCTCAGTTATGTGGTCCTGCGCCATCTCGGCTTCGAGCACGTCCGTGGCTATGCCGGGTCGTGGTCGGAATGGGGCAATCGGCCCGACACGCCGGTGATCACCGGGCCCGAGCCGCTTCCACCAGAAAATGGGCGCGATAGTGGCGGAGCTCGTTAA
- the rsgA gene encoding ribosome small subunit-dependent GTPase A → MSQKTGLVIMSTADHCLVDDMAGGLHRCQLRGRRAGRPVCGDRVRWTPGTPEGVIDGIEPRHNLVERGDFRGRPRPLVANIDRLVIVVAPEPAPDSLLVDRYLVLGQTLGLAMLLWCNKADLELGPSAPTLAALQARCRRLGIPVLEGSTTTGAGLAGLRNQTGGETIVLVGQSGVGKSSITQALIPALSLRIGEISATSGQGRHTTSETTLFRREDGGALIDSPGVRTLRLDHLGSEAVDRAYPEILEAARECRFRDCQHSREPDCGVRQGLAAGAIEAQRFENWRRLRRETKIAENPERGG, encoded by the coding sequence ATGAGTCAGAAAACAGGGCTCGTCATCATGAGTACCGCCGACCATTGCCTGGTCGACGATATGGCCGGCGGGCTGCATCGATGCCAGCTGCGCGGTCGGCGGGCGGGGCGTCCCGTCTGCGGTGACCGCGTGCGCTGGACGCCGGGCACACCCGAGGGCGTGATCGATGGCATCGAGCCGCGTCACAACCTCGTCGAGCGGGGTGATTTCCGGGGCCGGCCCCGGCCACTGGTGGCGAACATCGATCGGCTGGTGATCGTGGTCGCGCCCGAACCCGCGCCGGACAGCCTGCTGGTGGACCGTTACCTGGTGCTCGGCCAGACGCTTGGCCTGGCCATGCTTCTGTGGTGCAACAAGGCGGATCTCGAGCTCGGGCCATCGGCCCCGACACTGGCGGCGCTGCAGGCGCGCTGCCGTCGCCTTGGTATCCCGGTCCTCGAGGGCAGCACCACGACGGGCGCCGGCCTGGCTGGCCTACGCAACCAGACCGGCGGGGAGACCATTGTCCTGGTCGGACAATCCGGCGTGGGGAAGTCCTCCATCACCCAGGCGCTCATCCCGGCGCTGTCGCTGCGTATCGGCGAGATCTCGGCAACCAGCGGCCAAGGGCGCCACACCACGAGCGAGACCACCCTCTTCCGCCGGGAGGATGGGGGCGCCCTGATCGACTCGCCAGGGGTGCGGACCCTGCGACTGGATCATCTGGGCAGCGAGGCGGTCGACCGGGCCTATCCCGAGATTCTGGAAGCCGCCCGCGAGTGCCGCTTTCGTGACTGCCAGCACAGCCGGGAACCGGATTGCGGTGTCCGACAGGGCCTGGCCGCCGGCGCCATCGAAGCGCAGCGATTCGAGAACTGGCGCCGGTTGCGCCGTGAAACGAAGATCGCGGAGAATCCGGAGCGCGGCGGATGA
- a CDS encoding FAD-linked oxidase C-terminal domain-containing protein — MPAHELFRQEDLRFEVDIDPLIEALGDVLPPDGLIVHEAGRRAYECDGLAAYKQLPRLVAIPETIEQVQTILRLCRDNGVPVVSRGAGTSLSGGSLPHPQGLLLAMGKFNRIREIDRGRRLARVEPGVRNLAITEAAAPYGLYYAPDPSSQIACSIGGNVGENAGGVHCLKYGLTVHNVLAITVVTIDGELTTIGAEAPDSPGLDLLALMHGSEGMLGVVVEVTVKLLPEPLTKQVLMASFADVESGGHAVAGLIARGIIPGGLEMMDGAAIQAAEDFVHAGYDTAAAAILICELDGSEAEVADQMAAVDECLREHGATRIQVAADAAERARFWAGRKAAFPAVGRISPDYYCMDGTIPRRQLAYVLRRISEISQAEALETVNVFHAGDGNLHPLILFDGNQPGQLAAAERVGSEILQLCVEVGGTVTGEHGVGLEKINEMCVQFSNPEIEQFHRIKAAFDPDGLLNPGKAIPTLNRCAEFGRLHVHNGELPHPELERL; from the coding sequence ATGCCAGCGCATGAGCTGTTCCGGCAGGAAGATCTCCGCTTCGAGGTGGATATCGATCCGCTCATCGAAGCGCTTGGCGATGTCCTGCCGCCCGATGGGCTAATCGTGCACGAGGCCGGCCGCCGCGCTTACGAGTGCGACGGCCTCGCCGCCTACAAGCAGCTGCCCCGGCTGGTCGCCATCCCTGAGACCATCGAGCAGGTCCAGACCATCCTCCGGCTATGCCGCGATAATGGCGTGCCCGTCGTCAGCCGCGGCGCGGGAACCAGCCTTTCCGGCGGCTCGCTGCCGCATCCACAGGGGCTCTTGCTCGCCATGGGCAAGTTCAACCGCATCCGCGAGATCGATCGCGGGCGGCGCCTCGCCCGGGTGGAGCCGGGTGTCCGCAACCTCGCCATCACCGAGGCCGCAGCACCTTACGGGCTGTATTACGCGCCGGATCCCTCCTCGCAGATCGCCTGTTCGATAGGCGGCAATGTGGGCGAAAACGCCGGCGGCGTGCATTGCCTTAAATATGGCCTGACGGTGCACAACGTACTGGCCATCACGGTGGTCACCATAGACGGCGAGCTGACCACCATCGGCGCCGAGGCGCCGGACAGCCCGGGCCTCGATCTGCTGGCCCTCATGCACGGCTCGGAGGGCATGCTCGGGGTGGTTGTCGAGGTCACCGTGAAGCTGTTGCCTGAGCCGCTGACCAAGCAGGTCCTCATGGCCTCTTTTGCGGATGTTGAGTCGGGTGGCCACGCCGTTGCCGGGCTCATTGCCCGGGGCATCATCCCCGGCGGGCTCGAGATGATGGATGGAGCCGCCATTCAGGCCGCCGAGGATTTCGTCCATGCGGGCTATGACACCGCCGCCGCCGCCATTCTGATCTGCGAGCTCGATGGCAGCGAGGCGGAGGTCGCCGACCAGATGGCCGCCGTCGATGAGTGTCTGCGCGAGCATGGCGCGACGCGCATTCAGGTCGCCGCCGACGCCGCTGAGCGGGCTCGGTTCTGGGCGGGGCGCAAGGCTGCTTTCCCAGCGGTGGGCCGGATCTCGCCGGATTACTACTGCATGGATGGCACGATCCCGCGCCGCCAGCTCGCCTATGTCCTCCGCCGGATCAGCGAGATCAGCCAGGCCGAGGCACTTGAGACGGTCAATGTCTTTCACGCCGGCGATGGCAATCTGCACCCGCTGATACTCTTCGATGGCAACCAGCCCGGCCAGCTCGCTGCCGCCGAGCGCGTCGGCAGTGAAATCCTCCAGCTCTGCGTCGAGGTCGGCGGGACAGTCACCGGCGAGCATGGTGTTGGTCTCGAGAAAATCAACGAAATGTGCGTGCAGTTCAGCAACCCCGAGATCGAGCAGTTCCACCGCATCAAGGCGGCGTTCGATCCAGACGGGCTGCTCAACCCGGGCAAGGCCATTCCAACGCTCAACCGCTGCGCGGAGTTCGGTCGATTGCATGTGCATAACGGTGAACTGCCCCATCCCGAGCTTGAGCGCCTCTAA